In Brassica napus cultivar Da-Ae chromosome C2, Da-Ae, whole genome shotgun sequence, the sequence aaaagcaTCAATGATGTTTTTTGTTAAGATTGATTTTGGATCTTGTATGCAGGTACCAAACTCGTCACCGAACTCGTCCAATGTTTTAAACATAAGTTTTAAGTCATTTTAGATTGTTTTCATCACTAGAAacagttttatttaattttaatcagTATAAGAATCAATGTGCAATTATTCTCTATGGATCCGATCAAAAAGTACTATGTTGATGTTCACTTTCAACTTATTTGGGTTAGAATAAATCACATACCACTCAATTGCAAGGGTAAAATGCTCGATctcgaacaaaaaaatattggtaCTAGTAGAAGTAAAAGTTAATTACCAATTCACCCAATATTGCTGAGAAGGCACAAAGAGCAAGTTATTTCTGTTACAAAAACAAATGTCATGATCACGAATTCTAGAAAAACTGTGTAATGATCCTATATAATGGTAAGCGTAAATAATAGGctcaatataaaacattaaattaaatcaaCATGCTCATTTTTCATAATATTGCTTTCATACACgcaaaaagtttaaattaaatCATCATGCTCCGTCATTTGGTCTTGCAGGTCTCGGATAGTCTCTTTTGTTATGAATAATGATCTATGTGAACTAAGAGATTGAGCGTCTAGGTCTGGGCTAACGATACACTTACGCATATTCTTTATCTCCCATCCTTTTTCCCATAAATTCTGCATATCCAGTAAAGTTTTCCTTTGAAATCTCCAAATCCAATAATAAGAACATTATGCACTTCCAGGTTACACGAAATGTGGTAAGATCATGTTGATAAATCCTCTATAAAATAAACATAGTATTAGATTCAACTTGAACAAAAAGAATCAATAATAAAgcaaacttgaaatttaactcaTGTTTCTAGTATAATCATAGTCATGTAGGTCGTTATTGATTGGTATGAGACCAATAACATGTTGTCTCCTAACTATTATCTCATCAATGTTGGTCAAATGAGTAAATCATCTACCATATGATAATTGATCaactaaaaacataaatcatatttaatcaaaactagctatatatatataatatcattaCATAgctaagaaaaataaagaatatagTTTACTTACACGTGGATGAGTGCATTTTATCCATACCAATTGTCGATCATAACTACCGCAATGACTTTCCACTCAAACACCAGGTGATTTCATGAAACTAAGAGCGTTTTTGAGGTTAATGATGCTTTCATTTGCATCAAATTTGACATGGTTGATTATGTGATGTATAAACAACTCTAGTTGCTGTTGCATGACGACACCAATGTTCAATAACGCTTGAACCGCTCTCACTATCACCATTGCCACTGCCCAATAAATTGCTGCATAAATAAACATGTAAAATAGATTAGTCAACAAATTCCaatgtaaaaatgaaaaaaaaaatattaaactataataCTTATtgcaaaattgaataaaattgaataaaatttagtAGATTTATTGTTTATGCAACAATATTAACCttcaaatatataatgattcACTAGTCATGTTTGGTTATTTGTTTAGTCTTCATCAAACCTTTAtcttttcctttatttttattggttGCTAACTTTGAAAATGAGTTTGGTTATAAGCCGAAGCTAATGGAAACTATACATCAAACCTTACAAAAACGTCATATGTTAAAGTTTCAAATTGTGGCTTTTGATGGTACGAGATAAATAATTTCAAATGTAAAATACAGTTTTAGTACGCTGAATTTGAAATAAGTATCATGCAGAATAAGTGTGTTTCTTGTATAACAAACGATCTACGCGATCCGAATGTTTGATTTAAGAAACACacaataaaatacatattacatatattagataaatattttacaaattagtATTGATTAAATTATCTCtagtaaataattaaagaaatttaactgttattattttaaaattaatgttaaCATTTAAACTGAGAGTGTTTTGATGTTGTTAATGCATTTGTTTGCATCAAATATCACATTATTCACTATGTGCTTAATGGACAACTCATGTGGTTGTTGCATGAAAAAATCTATGTTCAATAGTGCTTAAACCACTCTCATTATCGCAATTTTCTAACAAGtttttgcataatgaacatgtGAAACAAGCACCAAATTccaatatatatagttataaatatcaaaagcTACAAGATTAATCTCAAAGTCAATTTCATCTCATccattttatatataatcaGTGATGTATTTGGTCTTAGTTTGTTGAATAAAATTGCAACAAATTTAACTATTTCATAGTCCGATATTGTCATTAATCTTACATATTAGGTGTCAATGtttattcaatttattttaaataataatgaaagTTTATTATCAAGATAGTCATTTACCATATAaatctcttatatttttttcatttacctTATCTTTATCTATATGtagctttaaaagaaaaaaaataaacatatggAAAATAATAATGATACTTCAAccttacaaataataaaagacACTAACATAAGAGAATGAGAGAAAAGAGTACTAACATTGGATGTGTTCTATTTTGCTATATATTTCTTAaactttttttcaattttaaactcttaaattataagtttattgtcagaagaaaatgtgaaagattgaagaaaaaataaacggTAAGAGAGAATAATAAGATGCGATGTGTAGGTTCGCAAGACTGTGGTTTAAAGGTTTGTAGAACTGTATAGAGCAATAACATGTTTTTTcctaactattttttttctttcaaatcatCATTTTAATATGAGATAAATAAGTGAAAATATTAATAGTATAgtaatttatatgataaaaacataaataggATGTGAttgaataagaataaaaatcttCACAATGAactttgaaaaaacaaaaaaaaacttaaatgaaAAATTTCTCTTCATGAAGAAGATCTTGATGTAAcaatttttatcttcttttatTTCCTCTATTTTCCAATATTTTGTCCATTtgtcattttgaaaaataaattttgattgtATACAAAGGCTAATGGAAACTATACATCAAagcatataaacaaaataaattgcTCACATGTGAAGGTTTCAAGTGTGGCAAATGCAGCGAGACAAATGGTTTTAAATGTGAAGTGTAGTTTTAGTATGGTGCGGTTGGAAAATTCATTATATGGAATAAATCTGTTTACATCATAATAACTGATCTATGATAATTTATGATGAGATTGTTACATTTTCACTAGGGGTATCTGAAGGCTGAAGCAGACAGTGTGGTACCCTGAGTGAAACTTGGTGTAATATGATCTAAATCACTATATATATTTGACTCGGGAAGAAACATCACGAAAACAATCACTTATCAACCCATGTGGCATTTGGAGAGATCTTGGTAGTACAAATACTTTcttggttttttggtttttggaagTTTGATCATTCTCCTTTACTCCATTTTCTAGAATCAGTACCTCAACATCAGAACAAATACACCTActagtttcttcttctcttttatcCAATACCTCTTCCTTAGTTCCTCTTGTGAGACATGCTCCCGTGCTTTTTAAAACCGGTAAAATATCTCATGTAAGCATATTGGCATTATCATCCCCATATTATCTCTCATTCTTCGACATTGTTATATACGGCCATCTGATGAATAAAATCTGCTGAAACCTAACTACTAGTAACAGGATTCTCCAATTCCATCACTTCATTATTAGTCTCCAAAGACTCCTTTAAGCTTCGTTATATTCAACTAATCTGGGAAGTGTCAACTTCCTCTGTCTTACTTTCATTACATCCATAAACCGTCTTACCATAAAGACATGACCTTTGAAATCAAGCAATAGTAGTAGCTGAAACAAGCAGAGCAGCTTGAGATGAGTGTGTGGGATTGCGAACAATGTATATACTTACATACATTTCCAAATTTTACTTGTTGGAAATGTAACACTCGGAAAAACAGTAGTTTCATACCCAACATATTACAATATGTTCAATTCATACACGATTTATATGACCGTACTAAAACCTACTTGaactttcaaaatattcaaatatcatacataatatttattttttagccAAATCATACATTGGTTGCCACATCAACTACCACATCATCTGATCTAATTTTgcataaaaacaatttcatcgGTTTGCAATGTTAAGCATGAAATGTTTAATttgtagaatttttattttaattattttaacctCTTCTTGGTTATTTGTTCTTATTACATTAAAAGAGAGTGTTGGTGGCGCAAGCAAGACTAAAGCGACACCGTTTCGAGCAAGGCGTGAAGGAAGGTATGTCACTGGTGGACTACGACGATTCTTCATCCGACGACGATGTCTTACCCGCGGCGGAGCACAAGGCAGCTTTGCCACAACCACCGCAACAAAAACCCTCTCCCCCGAAATCACGGTGAGTGAGTTTAGAGTTTTCCAAAGTTTGGATTTTTTCGATGATTAATCGGTTGTGTAGCTTCTGGAATCGTACGTCTTTGTATGTGTATGTGTATCTGTATTTGGAAGCAGAGTATGTGTTTCGCTTCGAAAATGAATAACTTTTGGTTGGTTTCGATCTCATTAACACGATCAAGCTCAAAGCTTTGTTCTTTTATTACAGTCTAAGTTGGTTTAGGTTGTAGTTGAccctttgtgtttttttttttgttaggagATCTTTGAATGAGAAGGAAGAAAGTGAGGGACTTCCTCAGCTACCAGATGCTTTGCTTCTTCTGGAGTCACCAACACTCACACGTGTGAGTGGCGGTGGTGACCATGCTTCCGTTGTTGCAGCTGCAATGCGAAAACGAGAGTTAAATGGgaactcttcttctcttcctcgtCGTCCCAAGGTGCCAAGAGGAGCTTTGCCTCACTCCAAGAATATTCCAGACACTTCGGGTAACCTGCTTGTGCCTCCTCAGCTCAAAGGAAGGTTAGTCGATGATATGTGGCTTGTTTCATTTTAATGTTCACTCTATATTTCTCTAAACCCATAACACTATGGAGAAGTCTGTGAATGTTACTAGCAATCATTCAAAGTTGCACAAATGCTCTCTCTGAAAGGGGATTTTACGCATGAAATgtgttttataaagttttaagaATTGTTGACATTGCTGGCATCTTAATGAGAGAAACTAGTTCTTAAATTATATGCAATGTCTTGTTTGAAACACTCTTGATCGCCTAACGCGATGTCTGCAGGAGCAATGTTGCCACAGAAGATATGAGCAGGCTTTTTGTGAAGAAACGGCAAGAGTCCTCCAAGGCAACACCTCCTAATCAGGATTAGTTTTATtcagttttgatttttgaatgCAACCTATAGTTGTGGTATCTTAGTTGGTGGGAAATAAAAAAACagtgttttttttatgaaatctaCATTATCATGACTAGATTTAGCATAAACTGTTTAATGTAAACGTCAATCTtatttttagaacaaaaaaCTCTGAAACAAAAGTAGTTTTCTTCAAGTTCGTTAAACGAAAACTAAACTGGAATATGACATTTGAAAGTCACTAAAACATCAACGGCAAAACCATTTCACAGAGTTGAATAATCTTAAACAGAACTCCTTGTAAGAACTGGCCAAGTCTACAAACAAGATATGTACTGTTACAATGATGGTCTACTGATGTTGCTGATTGGTGTTTGGCGGAGGGCCTGCAGGTAAAGGCGGCGGCTGCTGCAGAGagtaaaaataaagagaatggaTTAGTCAGCGAGTTTCATTCACCTCCAACATCTAATCATACCGTAGAAACTACTAACCAATctttacatataattatttgaaaCTGTAACGAGTATACTAAATAACAATAGAAGAGTGTGTAGAGAGACCTGTTGGAAAGGGTTGTTGTACCCTTGCATCATCTGTGGACGGTTGAAACCACGTCCTTGGGGATACATTGGGGGTCCACCACTGCTTGGTGGTCCTGGAAATGGACCCGAAGGAGCACCCATATAATGGCCTTGCGACATCTGAGGATTCATGCCCCCTTGCATCCCCTGATCCAACAAAAAGAGACGATATCAATATCTCTTTCAGTAGAGTAGTATAAGAAACATATAGTACTCAAGAGATCTGAGATTCACACCATTGGTCCAGGTATCTGATGAGACATAGGCATCGAGGAAGGTGGCATGTGAGGAGGCATTTGCATAGGGCGGGGATGATGAGGACGCAATGGCATATGAGACGGTGGTGGTCGCTGAAGATGAGGCATATTGGGCATTGGAGGGATTTGCTGGGGATGTCCTTggtggtgttgttgttgttgctgataCCCTTGCTGCTGGCTACTTCCAATAAGCGATGGGTGGGGACCAGGTGGCAGCGGAGGAGCCATACCGCCTGGAAGAGGTTGATTATGTTCCCCTTGAGAGGATGCATCAAACGGCATTGCTATTCCGATTCCTGGGATGGTCCCCTCATTCCGGGTCAGTCCAGGAACAAATGCTCCAGGAGTTGGCGATGCTTCGGATGGTTGGAAACTATCAGGCAGGCGATTGCTAAAACCTTGTTCATTATACCCTGTTACAAATTAGACACACAGATTACAACTTAAGCACTTCCATAAACAatgcaaataaatataaacactAGTTTCTGGCTATAATACAACTTGCAAGTACGAGCCCAACCAGTTAACTATCACAACATCCTTACTATTTATAAGGACGAAGGCATAATAGTTATGCACACTCACACACTTTCCGTGGAGATGCCtactaaaaacataaatattaatacaCAAAAAAACCTTGGTTCTGCATAGTAAGGGCATCTCGAGGATTATCTGCAGGCCTGTTTCTGGACCAAAACTTGGTTGTGTGATCATTGCTACCACTGCACATATCAgggtaaataaaattaataatctgGTGCTAACCACAAACtatcataaaataaaactgCTAAGGAACTCTTGAACCAGATTATCGTTCTAACCTGCAAAGAAGATATCCAATAGGATGCCATGCAAGATCCCAAACACTGTTATCATGAGCATTTGAGATTTCAATCTGCGGGTTTTCATGCCTGAAATTAAGAAGAGTTTCATAATAATACAAACATGAAGCCACGAAATAAAAGGTTAAAAAAGATCCTACTAGCATGTACATGTGTCATGACTGGCTGGATATAAAATGTAGACAAGAAACATGATTTGATATATCCTTATAATTGATCAAAGCAACAACAGCGTGACTGGGTAACTATAATAGCATATAGCGTTACAACAAAACCTACCCGACAATCCAATGACAAACGGATCCGTCAGCGCTCCCACTGACAAAGTATTCTTCATGAATTGGATGCCACGCCAAAGCTTTAAAAGAGTTTGACAACTTTTGATAAGAAAtagttgtaaataaaaaatgtcgAAGAAAGCAATTGAGAATCTTCATgtgatattaacaaaaaatgggtatattaataatattttgaaaacatatacATTAGTCCTAGCCAATGTACAGAAACACTAGATCTATACAGGCTCTGCTTCCACATGTATGAAGATATGATCATAACATAATTTGACAGCTTACATGTTACATCTTTCTTGTGCCCACGGAAGGATTCAAGCTCCTTCATAGTCCTTATATCATACAGCTGCAGATTACATGCATATGTGTCATACAAATGCTTCCACAAAGGCACGGAAAAATTCTTGTTCGCAAATCCATAGACCCAAAGAAAGTGACCCTTACCTTAACTATTTGATCTTTCGAGGCTGTCAAAAGCCAATTGCCATTTTGGTTCCACTTCACACTAAGCACCATGTTTTTGTGACCATGACTGCAAAAGTGAGAATAGCCATTAAATTCGTCAAAGCTTAAACCTGAAAATTTTAACAAGATTACGTTTTGTATCACTTACAGTGAGCAAAGCTCTCTTGCAGTTCTAGTATCCCATATTTTGACAAGTTGATCTTTTCCACCTGACAACACAAATTAAAACTGATATGTCACCGAGAAGCTCTGAAGCAAACAACTGTTTCCATATTACTGTATTATTCGAAATCAGTACCAGAAACTAGTAGGGATTTTGTGGGGTGCCAGTCGACGCACTTGACATCCCAACCATGGCCTGCCTGAGTTCAAAATATAAAGAACCCTTTGATCACTTCAATAATCCTCAAAATTCATACAAAATGgaggggaaaaaaaaaacagtcaaaGCATGCCTCTAACAGGATTAACAAAATTGTCTTAACCACCAATTTTGGAGCCTCCAAAACCAAGTATGTTTTGCATGGCataaaaccaaaccgaatctcaattaattttttttctatgtagCCAATGGGTCAAATTCTAATAAGATACAGCTAAAACACATCTCGACTGGACTTTAAATCAGTAAAAAAAGGACAGCGACCAAGAAGTTCGCTATCTGCCGCCAATCTGTTTCAATAACATTACCGGTTAGTGAAATTTCTTCTTGGCACTTGGCAAAATCCCACACTTTAACAGTTGTATCATCAGAACACGAACAGAACTTCAAATCTGTTTTACAGAAACTGTTTGATACACGATGTTAAAGTTTGAAAGAGATTCATTCAATGCAAATTAAAATatcggaatttttttttaccttataCCACGAACGGATTCCTTGTGAGCAGTTCTATTAGCCTTCACATTGTTCATATTGCTCTGCCAATACCTGATAAACAAGAGACAATTGATCCTTATTatcacagcaaaaaaaaaaaactaaattcgactcatagaattaaaaaaaaaaggcacaACATAAGGGTTGAAAGAGAGAAAATACTTTATCGTGCCTCCATCATCACCAGAAACCATCCAAATGTCATTGTGGCTCCACACCATCGACCTTATAGGTTGATCATGTGCCTAATATTGACAACAGATTTCAACAATCAATACCATCAAAGAGGAAACAAAACAGGAGTCCCCGAAAGATTAATATAAACAATCTGAAAAAGTGAACCTGAAGAATCATCTCAAAATTGAAAGACTGCCCATTCCAAAGAGTAAATTCCCCACTTTGAGAGCCGGTGATAAGACGTCTTCCAGAAGGTGTccactatatatataacaaaaaccCAATCATCAATCATCACTATAAGTTACCATAACATAGTTCAACAGACAAACAGAGTTGAATATAATGCAGGCAGGTGAGAAAGGGATATACCACTACACAGTTGATTGAACAACGGTTCTTGTTTAGAGACGAGTGAACAAACTTGGCAGCAAAGCTTGTAGAAGGATTATCTGAATAGGCAACTGGAGGAAGCATCTGAAACATTGata encodes:
- the LOC111205562 gene encoding flowering time control protein FY-like isoform X1 → MYGDSMQQQLPPMHHPPMMRQPSASSTNINPDYHHSSAPNHLDSHVDSFGGKRMRKHTQRRAVDYTSTVVRYIQARTWQRDSRDMTSLQPTPAAAVDMLPPVAYSDNPSTSFAAKFVHSSLNKNRCSINCVVWTPSGRRLITGSQSGEFTLWNGQSFNFEMILQAHDQPIRSMVWSHNDIWMVSGDDGGTIKYWQSNMNNVKANRTAHKESVRGISFCKTDLKFCSCSDDTTVKVWDFAKCQEEISLTGHGWDVKCVDWHPTKSLLVSGGKDQLVKIWDTRTARELCSLHGHKNMVLSVKWNQNGNWLLTASKDQIVKLYDIRTMKELESFRGHKKDVTSLAWHPIHEEYFVSGSADGSVCHWIVGHENPQIEISNAHDNSVWDLAWHPIGYLLCSGSNDHTTKFWSRNRPADNPRDALTMQNQGYNEQGFSNRLPDSFQPSEASPTPGAFVPGLTRNEGTIPGIGIAMPFDASSQGEHNQPLPGGMAPPLPPGPHPSLIGSSQQQGYQQQQQHHQGHPQQIPPMPNMPHLQRPPPSHMPLRPHHPRPMQMPPHMPPSSMPMSHQIPGPMGMQGGMNPQMSQGHYMGAPSGPFPGPPSSGGPPMYPQGRGFNRPQMMQGYNNPFQQQPPPLPAGPPPNTNQQHQ
- the LOC111205563 gene encoding uncharacterized protein LOC111205563 produces the protein MSLVDYDDSSSDDDVLPAAEHKAALPQPPQQKPSPPKSRRSLNEKEESEGLPQLPDALLLLESPTLTRVSGGGDHASVVAAAMRKRELNGNSSSLPRRPKVPRGALPHSKNIPDTSGNLLVPPQLKGRSNVATEDMSRLFVKKRQESSKATPPNQD
- the LOC111205562 gene encoding flowering time control protein FY-like isoform X2, encoding MYGDSMQQQLPPMHHPPMMRQPSASSTNINPDYHHSSAPNHLDSHVDSFGGKRMRKHTQRRAVDYTSTVVRYIQARTWQRDSRDMTSLQPTPAAAVDMLPPVAYSDNPSTSFAAKFVHSSLNKNRCSINCVVWTPSGRRLITGSQSGEFTLWNGQSFNFEMILQAHDQPIRSMVWSHNDIWMVSGDDGGTIKYWQSNMNNVKANRTAHKESVRGISFCKTDLKFCSCSDDTTVKVWDFAKCQEEISLTGHGWDVKCVDWHPTKSLLVSGGKDQLVKIWDTRTARELCSLHGHKNMVLSVKWNQNGNWLLTASKDQIVKLYDIRTMKELESFRGHKKDVTSLAWHPIHEEYFVSGSADGSVCHWIVGHENPQIEISNAHDNSVWDLAWHPIGYLLCSGSNDHTTKFWSRNRPADNPRDALTMQNQGYNEQGFSNRLPDSFQPSEASPTPGAFVPGLTRNEGTIPGIGIAMPFDASSQGEHNQPLPGGMAPPLPPGPHPSLIGSSQQQGYQQQQQHHQGHPQQIPPMPNMPHLQRPPPSHMPLRPHHPRPMQMPPHMPPSSMPMSHQIPGPMGMQGGMNPQMSQGHYMGAPSGPFPGPPSSGGPPMYPQGRGFNRPQMMQGYNNPFQQPPPLPAGPPPNTNQQHQ